In Massilia sp. METH4, the genomic window TCTCGCTGGTGGCCACGTATTGGGTGATGATGAAGCGGCCCTTGCCGCGCACGAAAGTGTCCACGTGCATGGTCGGCGTGCCTTCCGGGGCGGCGTCGTTGCAGGGCCACTGGATGCTGCCCAGTTCATCGAGCCGCTTGTAGCTCACGCCGGTGAAGGTCGGCGTCAGCCGCGCGATCTCGTCCATGATTTCGGACGGGTGCGTGTAATTCATCGGATAGCCCAGCCGGTTCGACAGCGCCATCGTCACTTCCCAGTCCGCCAGGCCGGCGCGCGGCGGCATCACCTTGCGCACCCGGGAGATGCGGCGTTCGGCATTGGTGAACGTGCCATCCTTCTCCAGGAAAGAGGAACCGGGCAGCAGAACGTGCGCATATTTCGCCGTCTCGTTCAGGAAGATGTCCTGCACCACGATGCACTCCATCGCCGACAGCGCCGCCGTCACGTGCTGCGTGTTCGGGTCGGACTGCACGATATCCTCGCCCTGGCAATACAGGCCCATGAAGCTGCCGTCCAGCGCCGCCTCGAACATGTTCGGGATGCGCAGGCCGGGTTCGTCCTGCAGCGTCACGCCCCAGGCCTGTTCGAACAGGCCGCGCACGGTGCTGTCGGATACGTGGCGGTAGCCGGGCAGCTCGTGGGGGAAGGAACCGATGTCGCAGGAACCTTGCACATTGTTCTGGCCGCGCAGCGGGTTCACGCCCACGCCCTCGCGGCCCACGTTGCCCGTGGCCATGGCCAGGTTGGCGATCGCCATCACGGCCGTCGAACCTTGCGCATGTTCGGTCACACCCAGGCCGTAGTAGATGGCCGCATTGCCGCCGGTGGCGTACAGCCGCGCCGCCGCACGCAGCTGCGCCGCCGGCACACCCGTCACGCTCTCCGTTTCCTCCGGCGAGTTGGCCGGCTGGGCCACGAAGTCGCGCCATTGCAGGAAGGCGCGGTCCTCGCAGCGTTCGGCGATGAATTCCTCGGCCAGCAAGCCTTCCGTGACGATCACGTGCGCCAGTGCGGACAGCACGGCCACATTGGTGCCCGGCCGCAGTTGCAGATGGTAATCGGCGCGCACGTGCGGCGACTTGATCAGGTCGATGCGGCGCGGGTCGATCACGATCAGGCGCGCACCCTGGCGCAGGCGCCGCTTCATGCGCGAGCCGAACACCGGGTGGCCGTCGGTGGGGTTGGCGCCGATCACCAGCACCACGTCGGTATGCTCAATGGATTTGAAACTTTGCGTGCCGGCCGATTCGCCCAGCGTCTGCTTCAGGCCATAGCCGGTAGGCGAGTGGCATACCCGCGCGCAGGTGTCCACGTTGTTGTTGCCGAAGGCGGCGCGCACCAGCTTCTGCACCAGGTAGCCTTCCTCGTTCGTGCAACGGGACGAGACGATGCCGCCGATCGCGTCGCGGCCGTGTTTCGCCTGGATGCGGCGGAACTCGGACGCCGCGTAGTCGAGCGCTTCGTCCCACGACACTTCGCGCCATGGATCGGTGATCTTCGCGCGGATCATCGGTTTCGTGATGCGGTCCTTGTGGGTAGCATAGCCCCACGCGAAACGCCCCTTCACGCACGCGTGGCCTTCGTTGGCCTTTCCATCCTTGGCCGGCACCATGCGCACCACTTCGTTGCCCTTCATTTCCGCGTTCAGCGAGCACCCCACGCCGCAATAGGCGCACGTGGTGGTCACGCTGTGCTCGGCCTGGCCCAGCCAGATCACGGATTTCTCCGTCAGCGTCGCGGTCGGGCAGGCTTCCACGCAGGCCCCGCACGACACGCACTCCGATTCCATGAACGCCTCGTTCTGGCCGGCCGATACGCGCGACTCGAAGCCGCGGCCGGAGATCGTCAGCGCGAACGTGCCCTGGGTTTCCTCGCAGGCGCGCACGCAGCGGTTGCACACGATGCACTTCGACGAATCGAAGGTGAAGTAGGGATTCGATTCATCCTTCTTCAGCTTCAGGTGGTTCTCGCCCTCGTAGCCATAGCGCACCTCGCGCAGGCCGGTCACGCCGGCCATGTCTTGCAGTTCGCAGTTGCCGTTGGCCGGGCAGGTGAGGCAATCGAGCGGGTGGTCGGAGATGTACAGCTCCATCACGCCCTTGCGCAATTGCTGCAGCTTGGGCGACTGCGTGCGCACGACCATCCCTTCCTCGGCCGGCGTGGTGCACGAAGCGGGGTAGCCGCGGCGGGCGTCGATTTCGACCAGGCACAGGCGGCAGGAGCCGAACGGTTCCAGGCTGTCGGTGGCGCACAGCTTGGGGATGTTGATGTCGGCGAGCGCCGCGGCGCGCATCACCGAGGTGCCGGCGGGAACGGTCACCCGCTGGCCGTCGATCTGCAGCGTGATGTAATCGGTGATCACGGCCGGCGGCGGTGTGCCGAGGTCGCGGGTCAGGATGGTTTCGATCATCGTGTTCTCCTCAGGCGGCGTGCTTCGACGTGTCGGCCTGGCCGAAGTCTTGCGGGAAGTGGTTCAGGGCGGACAGCACGGGGTAGGGCGTCATGCCCCCCATCGCGCACAGCGAGCCGTTCAGCATCGTGTCGCACAGGTCGCGCAGCAACACGATGTGCTGGGTCAGCTGGGGCGGCTGCGAGCTGGCGCGGATCTTGTCGATCACTTCCACGCCGCGCGTGGAACCGATGCGGCACGGCGTGCACTTGCCGCACGATTCGATGGCGCAGAATTCCATGGCGTAGCGCGCCAGCTTGGCCATGTCGGCGCGGTCGTCGTGCACCACGATGCCGCCGTGGCCCAGCACCGCCCACAGCGCCGCGAAGGCTTCGTAGTCGAGCGGCGTGTCCCATTGCGATTCGGGCAGGTAGGCGCCCAGCGGCCCGCCCACCTGCACGGCCTTGATGGGCCGGCCGGAAGCGCTACCGCCGCCATAGTCGTACAGGATTTCGCGCAGCGTGGCGCCGAACGCCAGCTCGATCAGGCCGCCCTGCTTGATGTTGCCAGCCAGCTGGACGGGCAGGGTGCCGCGCGAGCGGCCCATGCCGTAGTCCTGGTAGTACGCGGCACCCTTGTCCAGGATGATCGGCACGGTGGCCAGCGACAGCACGTTGTTGATGACGGTGGGCTTGCCGAACAGTCCGGCCAGTGCCGGCAGCGGCGGCTTGGCGCGCACGATGCCGCGCTTGCCCTCCACGCTTTCCAGCAGGGCGGTTTCCTCGCCGCAGATGTAGGCGCCGGCACCCTTGCGCACTTCCAGCTCGAAGGCGCGGCCCGAACCCAGCACGTCCACCCCCAGGTAGCCATGCCGGCGCGCCAGCGCGATGGCCGCTTCCAGCCGGGCGATCGCGTGTGGGTATTCACTGCGCACATAGACGTAGCCGCGCGTGGCGCCCACGGCCAGGCCGGCGATCGTCATGCCTTCCACCAGCACGAAGGGATCGCTTTCCATGATGATGCGGTCGGCGAAGGTGCCGGAATCGCCTTCGTCGGCATTGCAGACGATATATTTTTCGCTGCCGGGCGCCTTCAGTACCGTGTTCCACTTGATCCCGGTGGGGAAGGCCGCGCCCCCACGGCCGCGCAGGCCGGAGGCCGTGACGGCGGCCACGATCTCGGCCGGCGCCATGGCGAGCGCGTTGCGCAGGCCGCGGTAGCCGTCGTGCGCGAGGTAGTCGTCCAGCGAGTCCGGCGCGACGATGCCGACGCGGGCAAACGTCAGGCGCTGCTGGCGCGCCAGGTAGGGAATCTGCTCCACCAAGCCAAGCGCCAGCGGATGGTCGGGCGACCATGCCGCGTCGAACAGGGCGGGCACGTCCGCCGCGTCCACCGGGCCGAAGCCGAACCTGCCTTCGGGCGTTTCCACCTCCACCAGCGTCTCGAGCCACAGCAGGCCGCGCGTACCGTTGCGCACCACGAGGATGTCGAGGCCGCGTTGCAGTGCCTGGGCGGCGATTGCCGCTGCCACTTCGTCGGCCCCGACCGCCAGCGCCGCCGAATCACAGGGTACCCAGATACGCGTGGTCATACGGCCTCCCGGCTGTTGTTATCGACATTGGCAATGTCGGCGACCAGCGCATCGAAGCGGGCCGGCGTCACGCGGGCGAAGACCGCCTCGTTGATGGTGAGGGCCGGTGCGCTGGCGCACTGGCCCAGGCAATACACGGGTTCCAGGCCGAACGTGCCGTCCGCGCTGCGCCCGTGCAGGGAGCAGCCGAGCGCGCGTTCGGCATGTTCCAGCAAGCCGTCCGCGCCCATGCTCTGGCATGCCTCGGCGCGGCAGAGCTGGATCACGCAGCGTGGCGGCGGTTCGCTCCGGAAGTAGTGGTAGAAGGTGATGACGCCGTGCACCTCGGCGCGCGACAGGTTGAAGTGTTGCGCGATTTCCGGCACGCGTTCCGGTGGAATGTACCCGGCGCTGTCCTGCAAGCCGTGCAGCACGGGCAGCAGCTGGTCCTGGCGGTTGCCGAGGCGCGCGAACAGGTCGGCCAGGATGGCGTCGATGGTGGTCAAAGCGGTGGCCGAAGGGGCGGCCGCTTTGGCTGCGGCGGTGGAAACTGGGGAAGCAGTGGCGCTGGACATGGCGTCTCCTCGGTTCGCCGCTTATGTTCTCGCTTGCATATGCGGCGCGTGTTTTATCATGTAAATTCAGACTATCACCCCGTGAGAACGGCTTCAATAGGAAGGATTTTGCATATGCTCAGCGTGGAAATAAAACCGGACTGGTTCCTGCGCGACGCGCGCGGCACCGCCACGGCGCTGCCGGCGCTGCTGGCGCTGCTGGCCGCCGTCAGCGAAACGGGCAGCATCAGCAAGGCGGCTGCGCAGTGCCGCATGTCGTATCGCCACGCCTGGGGCTTGCTGCAGCAGTTCAGCAAACAGTTCGGCGCCGAGCTGGTACACAAGGTGCGCGGGCAGGGCACCGTGCTCACGCCGCTGGCGGAAAAGCTGATGTGGGCCGACCGGCGCATCGGCGCCCGCCTTACGCCGCTGCTCGACAGCCTGGCATCGGAGCTGCAACAGGAGCTGGTGCGCGTGCTGGCGGCGGACGCGCAAGGGGTTCGGCTGACGGCCTCGCACGGCTTCGCCGTGGCGGCGCTGGTGGCGCAGCTGCGCGAGCAGGGCGTGACGGTGGATATCAGCTACCGCAGCAGCACGGACGCGGTAGCGGCGCTGGCGCGCGGCGAGTGCGACCTGGCCGGCTTCCACCTGCCGGTGGGGCGCTTCGAGGAAGCGGCGGCGGCCAGCTACCGGCCCTGGCTGAACGCCGAGCGCCATGCCTTCCTGCACCTGGCTTACCGCGAGTTGGGCCTGTTTGTCGCGCGCGGCAATCCGAAGCGCGTGACGGGGCTGCCCGACCTGGCGCGCCGCGACGTGCGCTTCGTCAACCGGCAGCAGGGCTCGGGCACCCGCGTGCTGCTCGAACTGCTGCTGGCGGAGCAGGGCATCGACCCGGCGGCCATCGTCGGCCAGGACAGCGCGGAATTCACGCATGCCGCGGTGGCGGCCTACGTGGCCAGCGGCATGGCGGACATCAGCTTCGGCGTGGAGACGGCCGCGCGCCGTTTCGGCCTGGAGTTCATTCCCGTCTGCCGCGAACGCTATTTCCTCGCTTGCGACAAGGCGGCGCTCACCCAGCCGCTGCTCGGCACGGTCGCGGCGGCGATGGCGCACGAGCGCTTTCGCGCCGCGCTGGCCGACCTGCCGGGCTACGACGACGCCGAGGCCGGCACCCAGGCTGACCTGGCCGCACTGTTCCGTTCCGGCCAAACTTAACCGCGGTCAATGATCGGCCGGGGAACGGCCCGGTATGATGGGTTGCATCTGAGGTATTACAAATGTTTGCCCGAGCTCATCGGGCGGCGCAGAATACACGCAGAAAACAAGAACGCAGCCCATCAACCGAGGAGACCGGCATGAGCAAGGCATTGGAAGGCATTCGCATTCTCGATTTCACCCACGTCCAGTCGGGTCCCACCTGCACCCAGCTGCTGGCCTGGTTCGGGGCCGACGTGATCAAGGTCGAGCGGGCCGGCGAAGGCGACGCCACGCGCGCCCAGTTGCGCGACATCCCCGGCGTCGACAGCCTGTACTTCACGATGCTGAACCATAACAAGCGTTCGATCACGCTCGATACCAAGCAGCCGGCCGGCAAGGCGGTGCTGGAAACGCTGATCCGCGATTGCGATGTGCTGGTGGAGAACTTCGCGCCGGGTGCGCTCGATCGCATGGGCTTTTCCTGGGAGCGCATCAGCCAGCTCAACCCGCGCATGATCGTCGCTTCCGTCAAGGGGTTCGGGCCGGGGCCCTACGAAGACTGCAAGGTCTACGAGAACGTGGCGCAATGCGCCGGGGGCGCCGCCGCCACGACCGGCTTCGACGACGGACCGCCGGTGGTCACCGGGGCGCAGATCGGCGACAGCGGCAGCGGCCTGCACCTGGCGCTGGGCATCGTCACGGCGCTGTTCCAGCGCACCGCTACCGGCCGGGGCCAGCGCGTGCAGATCTCGATGCAGGATGCGGTGCTGAACCTGTGCCGCGTGAAGCTGCGCGACCAGCAGCGCCTGGAGCGCAACGGCGTGATGGAGGAATACCCGCAGTTCGCCACCGGCCGGTTCGGCGACACGGTGCCCCGCGCCGGCAACGCCTCCGGCGGCGGCCAGCCCGGCTGGATCCTCAAGTGCAAGGGCTGGGAGGGCGATCCGAATGCCTACATCTATTTCATCGCCCAGGCGGCCGTGTGGCCGGCCATCTGCCGCGTGATCGGGCGCGAGGAATGGATCGAGGACCCGGCCTTTGCCACGCCGCGCGCCCGGCTGCCGCACCTGATGCAGATCTTCGCCACCGTCGAGGAATGGACGAAGACGCTGACCAAGTTCGAGGTCATGGATATCCTGAACCGCTACGACATTCCCTGCGGTCCCATCCTGTCGATGAAGGAACTGGCCGAGGAACCGTCGCTGCGCGCCACCGGCACGATCGTCGAGGTCGATCATCCGGAGCGCGGCCCCTATCTCACCGTCGGCAATCCCATCAAGCTTTCCGACAGCCCCACCGTGGTGCGCCGCTCGCCGCTGCTGGGCGAGCATACCGACGAGGTGCTGGCCCAGCTGGGGTA contains:
- a CDS encoding NAD(P)H-dependent oxidoreductase subunit E, yielding MSSATASPVSTAAAKAAAPSATALTTIDAILADLFARLGNRQDQLLPVLHGLQDSAGYIPPERVPEIAQHFNLSRAEVHGVITFYHYFRSEPPPRCVIQLCRAEACQSMGADGLLEHAERALGCSLHGRSADGTFGLEPVYCLGQCASAPALTINEAVFARVTPARFDALVADIANVDNNSREAV
- the fdhF gene encoding formate dehydrogenase subunit alpha, whose product is MIETILTRDLGTPPPAVITDYITLQIDGQRVTVPAGTSVMRAAALADINIPKLCATDSLEPFGSCRLCLVEIDARRGYPASCTTPAEEGMVVRTQSPKLQQLRKGVMELYISDHPLDCLTCPANGNCELQDMAGVTGLREVRYGYEGENHLKLKKDESNPYFTFDSSKCIVCNRCVRACEETQGTFALTISGRGFESRVSAGQNEAFMESECVSCGACVEACPTATLTEKSVIWLGQAEHSVTTTCAYCGVGCSLNAEMKGNEVVRMVPAKDGKANEGHACVKGRFAWGYATHKDRITKPMIRAKITDPWREVSWDEALDYAASEFRRIQAKHGRDAIGGIVSSRCTNEEGYLVQKLVRAAFGNNNVDTCARVCHSPTGYGLKQTLGESAGTQSFKSIEHTDVVLVIGANPTDGHPVFGSRMKRRLRQGARLIVIDPRRIDLIKSPHVRADYHLQLRPGTNVAVLSALAHVIVTEGLLAEEFIAERCEDRAFLQWRDFVAQPANSPEETESVTGVPAAQLRAAARLYATGGNAAIYYGLGVTEHAQGSTAVMAIANLAMATGNVGREGVGVNPLRGQNNVQGSCDIGSFPHELPGYRHVSDSTVRGLFEQAWGVTLQDEPGLRIPNMFEAALDGSFMGLYCQGEDIVQSDPNTQHVTAALSAMECIVVQDIFLNETAKYAHVLLPGSSFLEKDGTFTNAERRISRVRKVMPPRAGLADWEVTMALSNRLGYPMNYTHPSEIMDEIARLTPTFTGVSYKRLDELGSIQWPCNDAAPEGTPTMHVDTFVRGKGRFIITQYVATSEKVTRKYPLILTTGRILSQYNVGAQTRRTENVQWHAEDRLEIHPHDAQERGIRDDDWVGIQSRAGETVLRALVTERMQPGVVYTTFHFPESGANVITTENSDWATNCPEYKVTAVQVMPVQQPSEWQREYQRFNTAQLELADPAAAVAEVRA
- a CDS encoding substrate-binding domain-containing protein, with the protein product MLSVEIKPDWFLRDARGTATALPALLALLAAVSETGSISKAAAQCRMSYRHAWGLLQQFSKQFGAELVHKVRGQGTVLTPLAEKLMWADRRIGARLTPLLDSLASELQQELVRVLAADAQGVRLTASHGFAVAALVAQLREQGVTVDISYRSSTDAVAALARGECDLAGFHLPVGRFEEAAAASYRPWLNAERHAFLHLAYRELGLFVARGNPKRVTGLPDLARRDVRFVNRQQGSGTRVLLELLLAEQGIDPAAIVGQDSAEFTHAAVAAYVASGMADISFGVETAARRFGLEFIPVCRERYFLACDKAALTQPLLGTVAAAMAHERFRAALADLPGYDDAEAGTQADLAALFRSGQT
- a CDS encoding NADH-quinone oxidoreductase subunit NuoF — its product is MTTRIWVPCDSAALAVGADEVAAAIAAQALQRGLDILVVRNGTRGLLWLETLVEVETPEGRFGFGPVDAADVPALFDAAWSPDHPLALGLVEQIPYLARQQRLTFARVGIVAPDSLDDYLAHDGYRGLRNALAMAPAEIVAAVTASGLRGRGGAAFPTGIKWNTVLKAPGSEKYIVCNADEGDSGTFADRIIMESDPFVLVEGMTIAGLAVGATRGYVYVRSEYPHAIARLEAAIALARRHGYLGVDVLGSGRAFELEVRKGAGAYICGEETALLESVEGKRGIVRAKPPLPALAGLFGKPTVINNVLSLATVPIILDKGAAYYQDYGMGRSRGTLPVQLAGNIKQGGLIELAFGATLREILYDYGGGSASGRPIKAVQVGGPLGAYLPESQWDTPLDYEAFAALWAVLGHGGIVVHDDRADMAKLARYAMEFCAIESCGKCTPCRIGSTRGVEVIDKIRASSQPPQLTQHIVLLRDLCDTMLNGSLCAMGGMTPYPVLSALNHFPQDFGQADTSKHAA
- the frc gene encoding formyl-CoA transferase, producing the protein MSKALEGIRILDFTHVQSGPTCTQLLAWFGADVIKVERAGEGDATRAQLRDIPGVDSLYFTMLNHNKRSITLDTKQPAGKAVLETLIRDCDVLVENFAPGALDRMGFSWERISQLNPRMIVASVKGFGPGPYEDCKVYENVAQCAGGAAATTGFDDGPPVVTGAQIGDSGSGLHLALGIVTALFQRTATGRGQRVQISMQDAVLNLCRVKLRDQQRLERNGVMEEYPQFATGRFGDTVPRAGNASGGGQPGWILKCKGWEGDPNAYIYFIAQAAVWPAICRVIGREEWIEDPAFATPRARLPHLMQIFATVEEWTKTLTKFEVMDILNRYDIPCGPILSMKELAEEPSLRATGTIVEVDHPERGPYLTVGNPIKLSDSPTVVRRSPLLGEHTDEVLAQLGYGDEQIAALRAGRVI